Part of the Candidatus Zixiibacteriota bacterium genome, TATAATGGAGTAGTCAGGTAGATAATCACAACGGTAATGGTTTATTATACTTAAGGTTATGGTTTAGTATACTGAACTCATGTTTTAGGAGACGTTAATAAAAATTTTTGCTGCCGGAAGCGCCCGGCCGGGCCGCTTCCGCCATTTATTCGCAAAAGTCATTGACATCTTTCAAGCGAATGTTATAATTATAATATATCCAATAACTTAATACTCCACACGATCGGAGGAAAAATGCGGAGATTGCTTCTTTTGTCTTTCTTGACAGTGGTTGCGGCGTCATCAGCATCCGCCCTGCAACTGGGGCTGGGGGCTTACGGCGGCGCCAATATCCCAATCGTTCAGGAAGACCAGGGCTCCGGCACCATTTTCGGATTGAAAGGAAAACTGAGCCTGATTCCCGGGATATCGGTCGAGCCGAATCTCAATTTCGCCAAGTTTGGCGATGCCGAACTCGATTTTGGCGCCACTCGTGAAGGCTCCAAAGTTACATCTTATGGCATTGACGCCGTCGTCGGCGCCGGCATGGGAACGGTTGGATTCAAGATGTACGGCTTGGTTGGCGCCGGTATCTACAGCACTACTCGCGACAATGATGAAGATGCCAGCAAATTCGGATGGGCTACCGGGCTCGGTTTCGAAATCGGTTTCTCCCCGACCATTGGGCTGGATATCCGGGGGAAGTTAAATGTTATCAATTCTGAAGGGGGAGGAACCAAAAAATCGGCTGCCGTGACCGGCGGCTTAAACTATTATATCGGCTACTGAGGAGGTGGTAGATAATGATGAAGAAAATCAGACTTGTTGCAGTCTTATCTGCCCTCCTGGCATTCGCAATACTGCCGGGATGCGACTCACTCTTGAGCGGGACATTTGTTATCGACTATATGATTTATGACATCGATATCACCAGCGGAAGCGAATGGGACCTCTTCCAGGTTGACCTGACCGAGGAGGATGTCTGGAAAGACCACAAAGACGAAATTAAGAATATCGACAATGTTGGTGTCGAACTCTGGATTACCAATCCTACCACCGGCGTTCAGACCGCCGAGTTGTATATCACCGACTATGACGATACCAGTCATGCCAGCGCCACTGCTATCCGCCAGAATACTGATGTGGTTTTCGACAACCTTTCCGCCGCACCGCAGACCCAAACCCATATCGACTGGTCCAGCTCGCTGGGACATGTTACCGACCTGAACAAATTGCGGACCTACGCCGAGCTGGGCAAATTTGCGGTTTATACTATTACCACCACTCTGCCGTATTCCATCGAAATCGACTCGGCCCGGGTGATAGTGACCGTGACAGTGAAGAAGTAGAGAATTAATTCGTCCTGAGCCTATATCTTACGGTATGGGCTCTTTTTTTTGTAAACTCCCCTGCCACAGTCGCAGAAATTGTTGTTCCGCTGCTGTACTGCCGCATATCGTGCATTTTGTAAG contains:
- a CDS encoding outer membrane beta-barrel protein: MRRLLLLSFLTVVAASSASALQLGLGAYGGANIPIVQEDQGSGTIFGLKGKLSLIPGISVEPNLNFAKFGDAELDFGATREGSKVTSYGIDAVVGAGMGTVGFKMYGLVGAGIYSTTRDNDEDASKFGWATGLGFEIGFSPTIGLDIRGKLNVINSEGGGTKKSAAVTGGLNYYIGY